A stretch of Leptospira perdikensis DNA encodes these proteins:
- a CDS encoding EboA domain-containing protein, which yields MANVPTNLTQFLFEQTTKKEREWLEDQVGFNDLGLMTGFVATPRFLSKKNISYDSKTRGDLVPHLPGFEVDGWNLVRLARVWLLLHLPIEPKEQFIKNIETLFDTAELNELVALYSVLPLLPYPSEWLPRATDAVRSNMGFVFDAIALQNPYPELYFPEIAWNQLVLKTIFNGKPIHWIYGMDRRKNKELAIAISDFISERMAAGRTVPLQIWRLLSAFVDVTMDSKLLSLLVSGTEAEKEVAALVCSESSEPRIRSLLTKFPDLELSIQKGELDWSKFESIPE from the coding sequence ATGGCAAACGTCCCTACAAATTTGACTCAATTCCTTTTTGAACAAACTACAAAGAAAGAACGCGAATGGTTAGAAGATCAGGTTGGGTTCAATGATTTAGGTCTTATGACCGGATTTGTGGCAACACCACGTTTTTTATCTAAAAAAAATATCTCTTATGATTCTAAAACCAGAGGTGATTTGGTTCCTCATTTACCAGGATTTGAAGTAGATGGCTGGAACTTAGTTCGATTAGCTCGTGTTTGGTTATTGTTGCATTTGCCTATCGAACCAAAAGAACAATTCATTAAAAATATCGAAACCCTATTTGATACTGCAGAATTAAACGAGTTGGTAGCTTTATATTCTGTTTTACCACTACTTCCTTATCCTTCGGAATGGTTGCCAAGGGCCACTGACGCCGTTCGTTCCAATATGGGATTTGTATTTGATGCGATTGCACTTCAAAATCCTTATCCAGAACTTTATTTTCCGGAAATTGCTTGGAACCAATTAGTATTAAAAACAATTTTTAATGGAAAACCCATTCATTGGATTTATGGAATGGATAGACGTAAAAACAAAGAACTTGCAATTGCTATTTCTGATTTTATCAGTGAACGTATGGCTGCGGGAAGAACGGTTCCATTACAAATATGGAGATTGCTCTCTGCTTTTGTTGATGTTACGATGGATTCGAAACTTCTTTCTTTGTTGGTATCAGGAACAGAAGCGGAAAAAGAAGTAGCTGCACTTGTTTGTTCTGAATCTTCTGAACCCAGGATTCGTTCATTACTCACAAAGTTTCCAGACTTAGAATTATCGATACAAAAAGGAGAGTTGGATTGGTCTAAGTTTGAGTCCATTCCAGAATAA